Proteins co-encoded in one Bacteroidota bacterium genomic window:
- a CDS encoding YigZ family protein: MLFEDIYKTIATTGKGSFRDRGSKFISFAIPVKDEEEIKEALKGLKKEFYNATHHCYAWLLGSDKLAFRMNDDGEPSGSAGRPILGQIQSKDLTNVLVVVIRYYGGTNLGVPGLINAYKTSAREALDNAQVLEKTVNDIYEIQFHYPHMNDVMRIMKDEKLEQVNHCFQDNCSIVFSVRKNDSARVHDSIVKIDGVKVEYLRTE; encoded by the coding sequence ATGCTATTTGAAGATATATATAAGACAATCGCCACTACCGGGAAGGGTTCCTTTCGCGACCGGGGCAGCAAATTTATTTCCTTTGCAATTCCCGTTAAGGATGAAGAAGAAATAAAAGAAGCCCTGAAAGGTCTTAAAAAAGAATTTTACAACGCGACACATCATTGTTATGCATGGTTATTAGGCTCTGATAAGCTTGCTTTCAGGATGAACGACGACGGCGAACCTTCGGGTTCGGCAGGCAGACCCATACTGGGGCAGATACAATCAAAAGATTTAACGAATGTTCTGGTGGTTGTTATCCGTTATTACGGTGGCACAAATCTGGGTGTTCCCGGCCTTATCAACGCATACAAAACCTCTGCCCGCGAAGCGCTGGATAATGCGCAGGTTCTGGAAAAAACCGTGAACGACATCTATGAAATTCAGTTCCATTATCCTCACATGAACGACGTTATGCGCATCATGAAAGATGAGAAACTGGAGCAGGTAAATCATTGTTTTCAGGATAACTGCAGTATTGTATTTTCAGTTCGCAAAAACGATTCGGCACGCGTACATGATTCAATTGTAAAAATTGATGGCGTGAAGGTGGAATACCTGCGTACGGAATAG